One stretch of Microcebus murinus isolate Inina chromosome 12, M.murinus_Inina_mat1.0, whole genome shotgun sequence DNA includes these proteins:
- the LOC105856306 gene encoding prorelaxin, which produces MPRLFLFHLLGVWLLLSQLSRANRTERMDPNIKSCGRELVRRLIAVCGMSLSRRMALSQKEPPPGSASKAEIVPFFIHDDAGTVNMMSEFIANLPQELKATPSERQPSLPELQQYLPTLKDSNIGFDEFKKIIHNRESEADDDSPSELKYLALDTHSRKKRDSSMSLFEKCCQIGCTGKSLSRLC; this is translated from the exons ATGCCTCGCCTGTTCTTGTTCCACCTGCTAGGAGTCTGGCTGTTACTCAGCCAACTTTCCAGGGCAAACCGGACCGAGCGGATGGACCCAAATATTAAATCATGCGGCCGCGAATTAGTCCGCCGCCTGATAGCCGTTTGCGGCATGAGCCTCTCCAGAAGAATGGCTCTGAGCCAGAAAGAGCCTCCCCCGGGATCTGCATCAAAGGCAG AAATTGTGCCATTCTTCATCCACGATGATGCAGGAACTGTAAATATGATGTCAGAATTCATTGCTAATTTGCCACAGGAGCTGAAGGCAACACCTTCTGAGAGGCAGCCATCATTACCAGAGCTACAACAATATCTACCTACATTAAAGGATTCAAATATTGGTTTTgatgaatttaagaaaattattcataatagagaAAGTGAAGCAGATGATGATAGTCCTTCAGAATTAAAATACTTAGCCTTGGATACTCATTCCCGAAAAAAGAGAGATTCCTCTATGTCACTATTTGAGAAATGTTGCCAAATTGGTTGTACTGGAAAATCTCTTTCTCGATTATGCTGA